A part of Microbacterium terregens genomic DNA contains:
- the folE gene encoding GTP cyclohydrolase I, which produces MSLPALSSDTDRMLQVVGATPRVDEPRARAAVEELLRALGRDVAAEHLTDTPRRVVDSLVELLTPQEFAMTTFPNDEDYRDLVLVRGIPFTSLCEHHMLPFQGIADVGYLPGDRLVGLSKLARIVDWYARDLQVQERLTVQIADHLEHQLRPAGLGVVLRAEHRCMSMRGIRAAGAVTETSVFRGAIAGDERMLRRFEGAT; this is translated from the coding sequence ATGTCCCTTCCGGCGTTGTCGTCCGACACCGATCGCATGCTCCAGGTCGTGGGCGCGACCCCCCGCGTCGACGAGCCGCGTGCGCGAGCCGCGGTCGAGGAGCTGCTTCGTGCGCTGGGACGGGACGTCGCGGCGGAGCACCTCACCGACACGCCGCGCCGGGTCGTGGACAGCCTGGTTGAGCTGCTGACTCCACAGGAATTCGCGATGACGACGTTCCCGAACGACGAGGACTACCGCGACCTCGTGCTGGTGCGCGGCATTCCGTTCACCTCCCTGTGCGAGCACCACATGCTGCCGTTCCAAGGGATCGCGGACGTCGGCTACCTTCCCGGCGACCGTCTGGTGGGGCTCTCGAAGCTCGCCCGGATCGTGGACTGGTACGCCCGAGACCTGCAGGTGCAAGAGCGCCTCACCGTGCAGATCGCCGACCACCTGGAGCACCAGCTTCGGCCGGCCGGCCTGGGTGTGGTGCTGCGTGCGGAACACCGGTGCATGTCGATGCGCGGCATTCGCGCCGCGGGGGCGGTGACCGAGACCTCCGTGTTCCGAGGCGCGATCGCGGGGGACGAGCGGATGCTGCGCCGATTCGAAGGCGCAACCTGA
- a CDS encoding helix-turn-helix transcriptional regulator, with translation MTGLARNNLDALAALGEPVRRALYRAVVASASPLSRDAAAGAVGIPRSTAAVHLDRLVEAGLLTAEHRRLSGRNGPGAGRPTKLYSAAPGDLLASAPERHYELAGDLLASAAERADREGIPVRTALAEEARETGSEIGRAHAPFETALRACGYGPRDDGDGGIVLENCPFHALAGRHTDLICGANLELVRGIADGAGDDREVALEPRAGHCCVAVHPRGT, from the coding sequence ATGACGGGCCTCGCGCGAAACAACCTGGACGCGCTGGCCGCGCTCGGAGAACCGGTGCGGCGCGCGCTGTATCGCGCGGTCGTCGCGTCCGCGTCGCCGTTGAGTCGGGATGCCGCGGCCGGCGCGGTGGGCATCCCCCGCAGCACCGCGGCGGTTCATCTCGATCGCCTGGTCGAGGCCGGACTGCTGACCGCCGAGCATCGCCGCCTCTCGGGCCGAAACGGGCCGGGGGCGGGCCGGCCGACCAAGCTCTACAGCGCCGCACCCGGCGATCTTCTCGCCAGCGCGCCCGAGCGTCACTACGAACTCGCCGGAGACCTCCTGGCATCGGCGGCCGAGCGCGCCGACCGAGAAGGTATTCCGGTGCGCACCGCCCTCGCCGAGGAAGCACGCGAGACCGGCTCCGAGATCGGGCGCGCCCACGCGCCGTTCGAGACCGCCCTGCGCGCGTGCGGGTACGGGCCGCGCGATGACGGTGACGGCGGCATCGTGCTCGAGAACTGCCCGTTCCACGCGCTCGCCGGGCGGCACACCGACCTCATCTGCGGGGCGAACCTCGAACTGGTGCGCGGCATCGCCGACGGGGCGGGCGACGATCGCGAGGTCGCCCTCGAGCCGCGGGCCGGGCACTGCTGCGTCGCCGTCCATCCGCGCGGCACCTGA
- a CDS encoding pyrimidine reductase family protein has product MPSREELGAMYALPDRKTPRIRMNFIASLDGAATLGGRSGDLGGRSDRMLMQILRAMADVILVGAGTVRAEGYGGTRVEGADAEWRLARGLPAQPRLAVVSRSLRIEPQHPFFADAVVRPLVVTCAGADAERRAELERVADVLVCGAAAVDLVAMRDALADRGLRQVLCEGGPHLFGALRDARLVDEVCLTVAPRLVGGDAGRILRGVDEEAGQVRLLHAIPDDEGFVLLRYAT; this is encoded by the coding sequence ATGCCGTCGCGTGAAGAGCTGGGAGCGATGTACGCGCTGCCGGACCGGAAGACCCCGCGGATCCGGATGAACTTCATCGCGAGTCTCGACGGCGCCGCAACCCTGGGAGGGCGCAGCGGCGACCTCGGCGGGCGTTCGGACCGGATGCTGATGCAGATTCTGCGCGCGATGGCCGACGTGATCCTGGTGGGGGCCGGCACCGTGCGGGCCGAGGGCTACGGCGGCACACGCGTCGAGGGCGCGGATGCTGAGTGGCGGCTGGCCCGGGGGCTGCCCGCACAACCTCGGCTCGCGGTGGTCTCCCGCTCACTGCGCATCGAGCCGCAGCATCCGTTCTTCGCCGATGCCGTCGTGCGCCCCCTCGTCGTGACGTGCGCAGGGGCGGATGCCGAGCGGCGGGCGGAGCTGGAGCGAGTGGCCGACGTGCTCGTGTGCGGGGCGGCAGCCGTCGACCTGGTCGCGATGCGCGACGCGCTGGCCGACCGCGGCTTGCGGCAAGTGCTGTGCGAGGGCGGCCCGCACCTGTTCGGCGCGCTGCGCGACGCGCGGCTGGTGGACGAGGTGTGTCTCACGGTGGCCCCGCGACTGGTGGGCGGGGATGCCGGCCGCATCCTGCGCGGCGTCGACGAGGAGGCGGGGCAGGTGCGTCTGCTCCACGCGATCCCCGACGACGAGGGCTTCGTCCTGCTGCGCTACGCGACCTGA
- a CDS encoding NAD(P)/FAD-dependent oxidoreductase, with amino-acid sequence MTNIVIIGGGVAAGTAAKTLAAEGYAGDATIVTEEEYPPYQRPPLSKGYLAGKEGVDAVILRPREWYADHGIDLRTSTRAVELDTAAHQVGLDDGSRLEYDSLLLATGASPRSLPIEGADLPGVRMLRRLDDSDDLAGELRGGDKRLVVIGSGWIGMEVAATARELGNEVTVLERAAVPLAVALGAEMGEVFRALHLQHGVDLRTSVNVERIVGTDRAEGVLVDGEIVPADIVLIGVGAVPNTALAAQAGLQINNGILTDAALRTSAPDVFAAGDVANAYHPVIQRHLRSEHWANALNAGPVAARSMLGERVSFADIPYFYTDQFDLGMELSGYAPLMAEAELIVRGDLAAREFVAFWVDRKRVVGGMNVNVWEVNETVQDLIRTGQVVDPHALGDPSIPLQSVLAA; translated from the coding sequence ATGACCAACATCGTGATCATCGGCGGTGGCGTGGCCGCCGGCACGGCCGCGAAGACCCTCGCCGCCGAGGGCTACGCCGGCGACGCGACGATCGTCACCGAGGAGGAGTACCCGCCGTACCAGCGCCCGCCCCTGTCGAAGGGATACCTCGCCGGCAAGGAGGGGGTGGATGCCGTGATCCTGCGTCCCCGGGAATGGTATGCCGACCACGGCATAGACCTGCGCACGTCGACGCGAGCGGTCGAGCTCGACACCGCGGCGCACCAGGTCGGTCTCGACGACGGTTCCCGGTTGGAGTACGACTCGCTGCTTCTGGCGACGGGCGCCTCGCCACGGTCGCTGCCGATCGAGGGCGCCGACCTGCCCGGCGTCCGGATGCTGCGACGACTCGACGACTCGGACGACCTTGCGGGTGAGCTGCGCGGGGGAGACAAGCGCCTGGTCGTGATCGGCTCGGGGTGGATCGGGATGGAAGTGGCGGCCACGGCGCGCGAGCTGGGCAACGAGGTCACCGTGCTCGAACGCGCCGCGGTTCCGCTGGCGGTCGCGCTCGGCGCGGAGATGGGCGAGGTCTTCCGCGCCTTGCATCTGCAGCACGGCGTCGATCTGCGCACGTCGGTGAACGTGGAGCGGATCGTGGGAACGGATCGGGCCGAGGGCGTGCTCGTAGACGGAGAGATCGTGCCCGCCGACATCGTGCTGATCGGGGTCGGCGCGGTGCCGAACACCGCCCTCGCCGCGCAGGCGGGGCTGCAGATCAACAACGGCATCCTCACCGACGCGGCGCTGCGCACGAGCGCGCCGGACGTCTTCGCCGCGGGCGACGTCGCGAACGCGTACCACCCGGTCATCCAACGGCACCTGCGCAGCGAGCACTGGGCCAACGCACTGAACGCCGGACCCGTGGCCGCCCGGTCGATGCTCGGCGAGCGCGTGTCGTTCGCCGACATCCCGTACTTCTACACCGATCAGTTCGACCTCGGGATGGAGCTGTCCGGTTACGCACCGCTGATGGCTGAGGCCGAGCTGATCGTGCGGGGCGACCTGGCCGCGCGGGAGTTCGTCGCGTTCTGGGTTGACCGAAAGCGGGTCGTGGGCGGCATGAACGTCAACGTGTGGGAGGTCAACGAAACCGTTCAGGACCTGATCCGGACGGGTCAGGTGGTCGATCCCCACGCCCTCGGTGATCCGTCCATCCCGCTGCAGAGCGTGCTCGCCGCGTGA
- the folP gene encoding dihydropteroate synthase yields MRRIGGHPFDFSRHIAVMAIVNRTPDSFYDRGATFTLDAAIDAGHGAISSGAEIVDIGGVKFAAGPAVPIDDEIARVIPVVRALAPRAVVSVDTFHADVARAAIAAGASIINDTSGLRDPAMAEVIAESEATVVIAHSLGTTPRTRFAPPQYDDVVAEVASFLRERVEFAVARGIPRERIIVDPGHDLHKNTLHSLELTARLAELTGPDGLGLPLLVALSNKDFVGETLDRDIGERVAGSLSAAVYCAIQGARIIRAHNVPEAVDAMRMVEAILGWREPAYLAHNMPPEEVTDAVA; encoded by the coding sequence ATGCGCCGCATCGGAGGCCACCCGTTCGACTTCTCGCGACACATCGCGGTCATGGCGATCGTCAACCGCACCCCCGACTCGTTCTACGACCGCGGTGCGACCTTCACGCTGGATGCCGCGATCGACGCAGGGCACGGGGCCATCAGTTCCGGCGCCGAGATCGTCGACATCGGCGGCGTGAAGTTCGCCGCCGGTCCCGCGGTCCCGATCGACGACGAGATCGCCCGGGTCATCCCGGTCGTGCGCGCACTCGCGCCGCGCGCCGTCGTGAGCGTCGACACGTTCCACGCCGACGTCGCACGCGCCGCGATCGCGGCAGGGGCGAGCATCATCAACGACACCTCGGGCCTGCGCGATCCGGCGATGGCCGAGGTCATCGCCGAGAGCGAGGCCACCGTCGTGATCGCGCACAGCCTGGGAACGACGCCGCGAACACGCTTCGCCCCGCCGCAGTACGACGATGTGGTCGCGGAGGTCGCGAGCTTCCTCCGGGAGCGCGTCGAGTTCGCGGTCGCGCGAGGCATCCCGCGCGAGCGGATCATCGTCGATCCCGGACACGACCTGCACAAGAACACGCTCCACTCGCTGGAACTGACCGCCCGGCTCGCCGAGCTCACCGGTCCCGACGGCCTCGGTCTGCCGCTGCTGGTCGCACTCTCGAACAAGGACTTCGTGGGCGAGACGCTCGATCGCGACATCGGCGAACGGGTGGCCGGCTCGCTGTCGGCGGCCGTCTACTGTGCGATCCAGGGCGCTCGGATCATCCGCGCGCACAACGTTCCCGAGGCCGTGGACGCGATGCGCATGGTCGAGGCGATCCTGGGGTGGCGGGAGCCGGCGTACCTGGCGCACAACATGCCACCGGAGGAGGTGACGGATGCCGTCGCGTGA